The following coding sequences lie in one Musa acuminata AAA Group cultivar baxijiao chromosome BXJ1-8, Cavendish_Baxijiao_AAA, whole genome shotgun sequence genomic window:
- the LOC135587854 gene encoding probable beta-1,4-xylosyltransferase IRX14, with protein MKMSLLQNQISRRGSGGGYRPLDAGGGAAQTDGILRSPSALFWIVLHGLCCIISLVLGFRCSRLVFFLLFSSPSTFTTSSTATVFTSAPILHTTTTTMTTTTTTTTTTTTRTETLALSLPTPPPPPPLAEASLAVANKTRSRVVVGRHGIHIRRWPHPDPEEVVRAHWIIERVQREQRLQHGVRTPPRPLIVVTPTYVRTFQALHLTGLLHTLLLVPYPLTWLVVEAAPTGVPSNDTAAFLARSGLPYLHIRFPELVPDNWPDRRLTEARMRLRALRVVGERRMDGIVVFADDSNVHSVDLFDEAQKVKWMGAVSIGILAHSGRTEAVGDPELSEEEDKEGNSPVPIQGPACNSSGDLVGWHTYNALPHTGAAFVGAGKTMRAAKMEWAGFVLNSRLLWREAEGKPDWVRDLDAVGEDGEEIENPLALLKDASFVEPLGNCGKKALLWWLRVEARYDSKFPPGWAIDSALEITVAAKQTPWIDSPPELPSEMMAIDQDMFGMKISRKSMPSWTSHIYHDKEKHDSSSVDADQN; from the exons ATGAAGATGTCTTTGCTTCAGAATCAGATCAGCCGCCGCGGAAGCGGCGGCGGTTACCGGCCCCTGGATGCTGGTGGCGGCGCAGCGCAGACCGACGGCATCCTCCGCTCGCCATCCGCCCTGTTCTGGATCGTCCTCCACGGCCTCTGCTGCATCATCAGCCTCGTcctcggcttccgctgctcccgcCTTGTCTTCTTCTTGCTCTTCTCCTCCCCTTCCACCTTCACGACCTCCTCCACAGCAACTGTCTTCACCTCCGCCCCCATCCtccacaccaccaccaccaccatgaccaccaccaccaccaccactacgaCCACCACTACCCGCACCGAGACGTTGGCCCTCTCTCTCCCCACCCCGCCCCCGCCTCCTCCTCTGGCGGAGGCGTCCCTCGCGGTGGCCAACAAGACGCGGAGCCGCGTGGTGGTGGGCCGGCACGGGATCCACATCCGGCGGTGGCCGCACCCGGACCCGGAGGAGGTGGTGCGGGCGCACTGGATCATCGAGCGGgtgcagcgggagcagcggctgcaGCACGGCGTGCGGACGCCGCCCCGCCCGCTCATCGTCGTCACCCCGACCTACGTCCGCACCTTCCAGGCGCTCCACCTCACCGGCCTCCTCCACACCCTTCTTCTCGTTCCCTACCCGCTCACCTGGCTCGTTGTCGAGGCCGCCCCCACCGGCGTCCCCTCCAACGACACAGCCGCCTTCCTCGCCCGCTCCGGACTCCCTTACCTCCACATCCGCTTTCCCGAGCTCGTACCTGACAACTGGCCCGACCGCCGCCTCACCGAAGCCCGGATGCGCCTCCGCGCCCTCAG AGTGGTGGGGGAGAGGAGAATGGACGGGATCGTGGTGTTCGCGGACGACAGCAACGTGCATAGCGTCGACCTGTTCGACGAGGCGCAGAAGGTGAAGTGGATGGGCGCGGTCTCTATCGGAATCCTAGCCCACTCGGGGCGAACCGAGGCGGTCGGCGACCCGGAGCTGAGCGAGGAGGAGGACAAGGAGGGGAACTCTCCTGTGCCCATCCAAGGCCCGGCCTGCAACTCCTCCGGCGACCTGGTCGGGTGGCACACCTACAATGCTCTGCCGCACACGGGCGCCGCGTTCGTCGGCGCGGGCAAGACCATGCGGGCGGCGAAGATGGAGTGGGCCGGGTTCGTGCTCAACTCGAGGTTGCTGTGGAGGGAGGCTGAGGGGAAGCCCGATTGGGTTCGGGATCTCGATGCGGTGGGCGAGGACGGGGAGGAGATCGAGAATCCGCTGGCTCTGCTGAAGGATGCCTCCTTCGTCGAGCCTCTGGGGAATTGCGGGAAGAAGGCCCTGCTCTGGTGGCTCCGCGTCGAAGCTCGCTACGACAGCAAGTTCCCACCAGG ATGGGCAATAGATTCTGCTCTGGAAATCACGGTTGCTGCAAAGCAAACTCCATGGATCGATTCACCTCCTGAGCTTCCATCTGAAATGATGGCGATCGATCAAGATATGTTTGGGATGAAAATTTCAAGGAAGAGCATGCCATCGTGGACTAGTCACATTTATCATGACAAAGAGAAGCACGATTCATCATCGGTTGATGCAGACCAAAACTAG
- the LOC135587855 gene encoding F-box protein At1g47056-like translates to MPTSRPQRDHTLDLPDDCLALVVGSLGPRDRNRCALVCRRWLAVEARSRCRLVLDARAPLLEAAPALLARFDAVSSLSLRCDRFSDSIGDDALDLIARRCPALAHLKLRACHRVTDLGMSALASHCPALRRFACSSCSFGPAGIDAVLRGCPFLEDLSFKRLRGLADAVPQAVCFPASSALRSLCLKDLYNAQCFTSVIAGSPSLRTLKIIRCSGEWDPVLQKIAGRVPKLAEVHLEKLQVADRGLVALTSCLALEALHLVKTPECTDAGVAAIADNCCMLRKIRIDGWRTNRIGDYGLMAIARGCPQLQELVLVGINPTALIIEHIVSSCRSLERLALCGCKTIGDAEIAHIATKCTALKKLCIKGCPVSDRGLEALARGCPSLINVRMKRCPRVTWEGVEWLMAARGGSFAVSLDAVTLQEPDVSMSEGGMQESGIEELASLTEHIVTLDLPSSSNDGSTL, encoded by the coding sequence ATGCCAACCTCCCGTCCGCAACGAGACCACACGCTGGACCTTCCCGACGACTGCCTGGCCCTCGTGGTCGGCTCCCTCGGCCCCCGCGACCGCAACCGCTGCGCCCTCGTCTGCCGCCGCTGGCTCGCCGTCGAGGCCCGAAGCCGCTGCCGCCTCGTCCTCGACGCCCGTGCCCCCCTTCTTGAGGCCGCCCCCGCCCTCTTAGCCCGCTTCGACGCCGTCTCCAGCCTCTCCCTCCGCTGCGATCGCTTCTCCGACAGCATCGGCGATGACGCCCTCGACCTCATCGCCCGCCGATGTCCCGCCCTTGCCCACCTCAAGCTCCGGGCCTGCCACCGCGTCACCGACCTCGGCATGTCCGCCCTCGCCTCTCACTGCCCCGCCCTCCGCCGCTTCGCTTGCTCTTCCTGCTCCTTCGGCCCTGCCGGTATCGACGCCGTCCTCCGAGGCTGCCCCTTCCTCGAGGACCTCTCCTTCAAGCGCCTGCGAGGTCTCGCCGACGCGGTCCCCCAGGCCGTCTGTTTCCCGGCCTCCTCTGCCCTCCGCTCCCTCTGCCTCAAGGATCTATACAACGCCCAGTGCTTCACCTCGGTAATCGCCGGCTCCCCTAGCCTCAGAACCCTCAAGATCATACGCTGCTCCGGCGAATGGGATCCAGTCCTTCAGAAGATCGCCGGACGGGTTCCCAAACTCGCTGAGGTCCACCTCGAGAAGCTCCAGGTCGCCGACCGCGGCCTTGTCGCCCTCACCTCCTGCCTGGCCTTGGAGGCGCTCCACCTCGTCAAGACCCCCGAATGCACCGACGCCGGGGTCGCCGCCATCGCCGATAACTGCTGCATGCTCCGCAAGATCCGCATCGATGGGTGGAGAACGAACCGGATCGGCGACTACGGCCTCATGGCGATCGCCAGGGGTTGCCCCCAGTTGCAGGAGCTTGTTCTGGTCGGGATCAACCCAACGGCTCTAATAATCGAGCACATTGTGAGCAGCTGCCGCAGTCTCGAGCGCTTGGCGCTGTGCGGCTGTAAGACAATTGGCGACGCTGAGATCGCGCACATTGCCACCAAGTGCACGGCTCTGAAGAAGTTGTGCATCAAAGGGTGCCCTGTCTCTGACCGTGGGCTGGAGGCTCTCGCCCGAGGTTGCCCCAGCTTGATAAATGTTAGGATGAAGAGGTGCCCGCGAGTGACCTGGGAAGGTGTGGAGTGGTTAATGGCCGCCAGGGGAGGGTCATTTGCTGTCAGCCTGGATGCAGTCACGCTGCAGGAACCGGATGTGAGCATGAGCGAGGGTGGGATGCAGGAAAGTGGGATCGAAGAGCTTGCGTCTCTCACCGAACACATTGTGACGTTAGATCTTCCCTCAAGCAGCAACGATGGATCCACTCTCTAA